One Polypterus senegalus isolate Bchr_013 chromosome 10, ASM1683550v1, whole genome shotgun sequence DNA segment encodes these proteins:
- the LOC120537031 gene encoding zinc finger protein 568-like isoform X1, translating into MPWKVFSPAFNRQLSAFVTREVRIASRCIQKKLIRFLLRDFNVVCIERLRMECEMQTLFEEEMMAAVEVIIAEIANHVEQSYSTSQLELTPGNKESELGHLGGRWNSVIMVETAGRPIISDAGMERLAASSEVIPSQTKVPSVKKEPLDQETTSTVGSAIDPSCLYEDGHATKNETPDTECSTDDPGCIIKKDSKDDVVLFVKEEDSNKDCYQISPDNRSLEPDNNAEGLYYREACNQASADLGEDNSDQELTDRLSYDVQLSSDPEHEVCYQESNDTIYELQFSSEHHTHESLMLEKEKCEEDCDSQKDESPYTASPKQPQNTPVQEEHTFDLSSAIQASQQQMDKEHQVEREENPLRSSAISASKKKLLQCRSQPVVKLVPIDRAGHLLQGNNDSALHYCSICSKVFKRKAQLQVHERNHTAKKAYAAIVCNTTLPSKSGKTSDRQAGDVFPSKDDHLQDLHNSADEERYICHKSDRTITLKMKPNTDTPAQPIIKKHICAICGKIFPYKSFLENHKRTHFGQKLYGCSECGKKFSYKGSLQSHQRLHTGDRPYVCIVCARGFRQMSHLQQHMRIHTGEKPYSCSKCGDRFIQLSHLRRHEKVYSH; encoded by the exons ATGCCCTGGAAGGTTTTCTCTCCTGCTTTTAACAGGCAGTTGTCCGCTTTTGTTACACGAGAGGTGCGGATAGCTTCACGTTGCATCCAGAAGAAACTGATCCGATTTTTACTTAGAGACTTTAATGTTGTCTGCATAGAAAGACTAAGAATGGAGTGTGAAATGCAGACCCTCTTTGAGGAAGAGATGATGGCGGCGGTGGAGGTGATCATTGCGGAGATCGCAAACCACGTAGAGCAGAGTTACTCCACATCCCAGCTCGAACTGACTCCGGGGAACAAAGAAAGTGAACTCGGTCATCTCGGAGGACGCTGGAATTCTGTTATCATGGTGGAGACGGCCGGCAGACCGATCATCAGTGACGCAG gcaTGGAAAGACTTGCTGCTTCTTCTGAAGTGATTCCATCACAAACTAAAGTGCCCAGTGTGAAAAAGGAGCCTTTAGATCAAGAAACCACCTCAACCGTGGGGTCAGCCATTGATCCCTCCTGTTTGTATGAAGATGGACACGCCACAAAAAATGAAACCCCTGACACCGAGTGTAGCACAGATGATCCAGGGTGCATTATTAAAAAGGACAGCAAAGACGATGTTGTGCTATTTGTTAAAGAAGAGGACTCTAACAAAGACTGCTACCAAATTAGCCCAGATAATCGCAGCCTGGAGCCTGATAATAATGCAGAAGGGCTTTATTATAGGGAAGCTTGCAACCAAGCATCAGCTGATCTTGGAGAAGACAATAGTGACCAAGAGCTGACTGACAGGTTAAGTTATGATGTCCAGCTGTCTTCAGACCCTGAGCACGAGGTTTGTTACCAGGAATCGAATGATACCATTTATGAGCTTCAGTTTTCTTCAGAGCATCATACTCATGAGTCACTTATgttagaaaaggaaaaatgtgaagAAGACTGTGACAGTCAAAAAGATGAATCTCCATACACTGCCtctccaaaacaaccacaaaata CACCTGTACAGGAAGAGCACACGTTTGATTTGTCATCAGCCATCCAAGCCTCGCAACAGCAAATGGATAAAGAACACCAAGTAGAAAGGGAGGAAAACCCATTGAGGTCCAGTGCTATATCAGCcagtaaaaaaaaactcctgcaGTGTAGATCACAGCCAGTGGTCAAGCTGGTGCCAATAGACAGGGCTGGACATCTACTACAGGGCAATAATGATTCAGCTCTTCATTACTGTTCTATATGTAGTAAGGTGTTCAAAAGGAAAGCTCAGCTTCAAGTTCATGAAAGAAATCACACTGCCAAGAAAGCATATGCGGCCATTGTGTGTAATACCACCTTACCATCTAAAAGCGGTAAAACCAGTGACAGGCAAGCTGGAGATGTGTTTCCATCAAAAGATGATCATCTTCAGGATCTACACAATAGTGCTGACGAGGAACGGTATATTTGTCATAAGTCTGATCGGaccattactttgaaaatgaaaCCCAACACTGATACACCAGCTCAGCCTATAATCAAAAAACATATCTGTGCAATATGTGGGAAGATATTTCCATATAAAAGTTTTCTTGAGAACCATAAAAGGactcattttggacaaaaactgTATGGTTGCAGcgaatgtgggaaaaagttttccTATAAAGGGAGTCTTCAGAGCCATCAGAGACTTCATACCGGGGACAGGCCGTATGTCTGCATTGTATGTGCGAGAGGTTTCCGGCAGATGAGTCACCTGCAGCAGCATATGAggattcacacgggagagaagccatacaGCTGCTCCAAATGTGGGGACCGATTTATACAGCTAAGTCACCTTCGGCGTCACGAGAAGGTTTACTCACACTGA
- the LOC120537031 gene encoding zinc finger protein 568-like isoform X2, whose translation MGVVPISDGLAAQCRGSQDWGQQKGVCAAEASPATPVIGMERLAASSEVIPSQTKVPSVKKEPLDQETTSTVGSAIDPSCLYEDGHATKNETPDTECSTDDPGCIIKKDSKDDVVLFVKEEDSNKDCYQISPDNRSLEPDNNAEGLYYREACNQASADLGEDNSDQELTDRLSYDVQLSSDPEHEVCYQESNDTIYELQFSSEHHTHESLMLEKEKCEEDCDSQKDESPYTASPKQPQNTPVQEEHTFDLSSAIQASQQQMDKEHQVEREENPLRSSAISASKKKLLQCRSQPVVKLVPIDRAGHLLQGNNDSALHYCSICSKVFKRKAQLQVHERNHTAKKAYAAIVCNTTLPSKSGKTSDRQAGDVFPSKDDHLQDLHNSADEERYICHKSDRTITLKMKPNTDTPAQPIIKKHICAICGKIFPYKSFLENHKRTHFGQKLYGCSECGKKFSYKGSLQSHQRLHTGDRPYVCIVCARGFRQMSHLQQHMRIHTGEKPYSCSKCGDRFIQLSHLRRHEKVYSH comes from the exons ATGGGAGTTGTGCCGATCTCGGACGGTCTGGCTGCACAGTGTAGAGGCAGCCAAGATTGGGGTCAGCAGAAAGGAGTTTGTGCTGCAGAGGCTTCACCAGCAACACCAGTGATAG gcaTGGAAAGACTTGCTGCTTCTTCTGAAGTGATTCCATCACAAACTAAAGTGCCCAGTGTGAAAAAGGAGCCTTTAGATCAAGAAACCACCTCAACCGTGGGGTCAGCCATTGATCCCTCCTGTTTGTATGAAGATGGACACGCCACAAAAAATGAAACCCCTGACACCGAGTGTAGCACAGATGATCCAGGGTGCATTATTAAAAAGGACAGCAAAGACGATGTTGTGCTATTTGTTAAAGAAGAGGACTCTAACAAAGACTGCTACCAAATTAGCCCAGATAATCGCAGCCTGGAGCCTGATAATAATGCAGAAGGGCTTTATTATAGGGAAGCTTGCAACCAAGCATCAGCTGATCTTGGAGAAGACAATAGTGACCAAGAGCTGACTGACAGGTTAAGTTATGATGTCCAGCTGTCTTCAGACCCTGAGCACGAGGTTTGTTACCAGGAATCGAATGATACCATTTATGAGCTTCAGTTTTCTTCAGAGCATCATACTCATGAGTCACTTATgttagaaaaggaaaaatgtgaagAAGACTGTGACAGTCAAAAAGATGAATCTCCATACACTGCCtctccaaaacaaccacaaaata CACCTGTACAGGAAGAGCACACGTTTGATTTGTCATCAGCCATCCAAGCCTCGCAACAGCAAATGGATAAAGAACACCAAGTAGAAAGGGAGGAAAACCCATTGAGGTCCAGTGCTATATCAGCcagtaaaaaaaaactcctgcaGTGTAGATCACAGCCAGTGGTCAAGCTGGTGCCAATAGACAGGGCTGGACATCTACTACAGGGCAATAATGATTCAGCTCTTCATTACTGTTCTATATGTAGTAAGGTGTTCAAAAGGAAAGCTCAGCTTCAAGTTCATGAAAGAAATCACACTGCCAAGAAAGCATATGCGGCCATTGTGTGTAATACCACCTTACCATCTAAAAGCGGTAAAACCAGTGACAGGCAAGCTGGAGATGTGTTTCCATCAAAAGATGATCATCTTCAGGATCTACACAATAGTGCTGACGAGGAACGGTATATTTGTCATAAGTCTGATCGGaccattactttgaaaatgaaaCCCAACACTGATACACCAGCTCAGCCTATAATCAAAAAACATATCTGTGCAATATGTGGGAAGATATTTCCATATAAAAGTTTTCTTGAGAACCATAAAAGGactcattttggacaaaaactgTATGGTTGCAGcgaatgtgggaaaaagttttccTATAAAGGGAGTCTTCAGAGCCATCAGAGACTTCATACCGGGGACAGGCCGTATGTCTGCATTGTATGTGCGAGAGGTTTCCGGCAGATGAGTCACCTGCAGCAGCATATGAggattcacacgggagagaagccatacaGCTGCTCCAAATGTGGGGACCGATTTATACAGCTAAGTCACCTTCGGCGTCACGAGAAGGTTTACTCACACTGA